Proteins encoded by one window of Chondromyces crocatus:
- a CDS encoding tetratricopeptide repeat protein, giving the protein MPPLLRSRQVRIGASVTAVAMALVGFIPLFGGPGYESALAAGLLVPSIAAIVAALEVARHRPSPLDALGRGVAIGLVFAVTMYLTTLVHGLRIGFCDPLADSLFILLGPGFGAPLGGAWGSVAAEIAARFRRQRLAAILFALAGPIASIAVSLARFLTSPIIFAYDPFVGFFSGTLYDTIVSYDGLATYRLGTTATLLALSIVALHLDRDERQRLVCRSTGRPGLLWLGGAAALASVTMTVRGDALGHWQTAASIASELGASTMGERCEVIHPRGMRADDAKRFARDCDAHVRAAERWLGASAEDDGTPLRIRAYLFSSAEQKGALMGAARTYIAKPWRHEIYLQESSYPHPALGHEIMHVMAGAFARGPFRIAGAWGGLLPDPGLIEGIAVAGSPREGDLSPSEWAKAMKELGLLPRLKRLFALGFLAVNSSTAYTVSGAFVEYVHQQYGAEVVRSWYGGRSLPESTGASWEEMERAWHAQLDALVLSEAARVQAQARFDKPAIFGRRCPRVVDACRRQAERLKARGDFIGAKEQLHKVMMLDESPAARIDMAKLELSAGKTADGLALLEQVSATDAVPRHLRDRALEEIGDVALLLEDGERAATLFRDVASRLVDEDRLRTLDVKVHATTDARARAAIVELLVGTRSMAPDPVRAAELLGAWAATQPDEGLPDYLLGRRSVGDGRFDDAVQQLDHALAVELSLSRVRAEAARLRLVVGCALGDRAAARRAMALYEQSAPPPARLDAARRLLERCSLED; this is encoded by the coding sequence ATGCCGCCGCTCCTCCGCTCTCGTCAGGTACGGATCGGTGCTTCGGTGACGGCTGTCGCCATGGCCCTCGTGGGGTTCATCCCCCTCTTCGGCGGGCCAGGGTACGAGAGCGCCCTGGCTGCAGGGCTCTTGGTGCCGAGCATTGCAGCCATCGTCGCTGCGCTCGAGGTTGCACGCCATCGCCCATCACCTCTCGATGCTCTCGGACGCGGCGTCGCCATAGGTCTGGTGTTTGCGGTCACCATGTACCTGACGACGCTGGTGCATGGTCTTCGTATCGGATTCTGCGACCCGCTCGCGGATAGTCTGTTCATCCTCCTGGGACCAGGCTTCGGTGCGCCGCTCGGTGGCGCCTGGGGGTCGGTTGCGGCGGAGATCGCGGCGAGATTTCGTCGACAGCGTCTGGCGGCTATCCTGTTCGCACTTGCAGGCCCCATCGCTTCGATTGCGGTGTCGCTGGCGCGCTTCCTTACGAGCCCCATCATTTTTGCCTACGACCCTTTCGTGGGCTTCTTCAGCGGGACCCTTTACGACACCATCGTCTCCTACGACGGGCTCGCGACCTACCGCCTGGGGACGACGGCCACGCTGCTTGCCCTGTCGATCGTGGCGCTGCACCTGGATCGTGACGAGCGCCAGCGCCTTGTCTGCCGGTCGACGGGCCGGCCTGGGTTGCTCTGGCTCGGTGGTGCTGCGGCGCTGGCGAGCGTGACGATGACGGTGCGTGGCGACGCTCTTGGACACTGGCAAACCGCAGCTTCGATCGCGAGTGAGCTGGGGGCATCGACGATGGGAGAGCGGTGCGAGGTGATCCATCCGCGCGGAATGCGGGCTGACGACGCAAAGCGCTTCGCTCGGGACTGTGATGCCCATGTGCGTGCCGCCGAGCGCTGGCTGGGAGCATCGGCGGAGGATGATGGGACGCCGCTCCGGATCCGTGCGTACCTTTTCTCGAGCGCCGAACAGAAAGGTGCATTGATGGGGGCTGCGCGTACGTACATCGCCAAGCCCTGGCGTCACGAGATTTACTTGCAGGAGAGCAGTTACCCTCATCCAGCTCTTGGTCACGAGATCATGCATGTCATGGCCGGCGCTTTCGCGCGCGGGCCCTTCAGGATCGCGGGAGCGTGGGGGGGGCTCCTGCCGGATCCTGGTCTGATCGAAGGAATTGCCGTGGCCGGCTCTCCACGGGAGGGTGACCTGTCGCCTTCCGAGTGGGCCAAAGCGATGAAGGAACTCGGCCTGCTCCCCCGGCTCAAGCGCCTCTTCGCGCTCGGGTTCCTCGCGGTGAACTCGTCCACCGCCTATACGGTGAGTGGGGCGTTCGTGGAGTACGTACATCAGCAGTACGGGGCGGAGGTGGTGCGCTCGTGGTACGGAGGTCGCTCCTTGCCCGAGAGCACCGGGGCATCGTGGGAGGAGATGGAGCGCGCCTGGCATGCGCAACTCGACGCCTTGGTCCTTTCGGAGGCCGCTCGCGTGCAGGCGCAGGCTCGCTTCGACAAACCCGCGATCTTCGGGCGGCGCTGCCCGCGTGTCGTGGATGCTTGTCGGAGGCAGGCTGAGCGTCTCAAGGCACGTGGCGATTTCATCGGTGCGAAGGAGCAACTCCACAAGGTCATGATGCTCGATGAGAGCCCTGCAGCCCGGATCGACATGGCAAAGCTGGAGCTTTCGGCCGGCAAAACAGCGGATGGACTCGCATTGCTCGAGCAGGTGAGCGCGACCGATGCGGTTCCTCGCCACCTTCGCGATCGGGCCCTCGAGGAAATCGGTGATGTCGCGCTCCTGCTGGAGGATGGAGAGCGAGCCGCCACTCTATTTCGTGACGTGGCATCCAGGCTGGTGGATGAGGATCGTCTCCGGACGCTCGACGTGAAAGTCCACGCAACTACAGATGCGCGAGCGCGAGCGGCGATTGTGGAGTTGCTGGTGGGGACCCGCTCGATGGCACCCGATCCCGTCCGCGCCGCAGAACTGCTCGGTGCATGGGCTGCGACGCAACCTGACGAAGGGCTTCCTGACTACCTCCTCGGCCGCCGCTCTGTGGGGGACGGTCGCTTCGACGACGCCGTCCAGCAGCTCGATCATGCGCTCGCAGTCGAGCTCTCTCTTTCCCGGGTTCGCGCAGAAGCCGCCAGATTGCGCCTGGTGGTGGGATGCGCCCTCGGCGATCGGGCTGCTGCGCGCCGTGCCATGGCGCTCTACGAGCAGAGCGCGCCTCCGCCGGCGCGGCTCGATGCCGCACGGAGGCTGCTGGAGCGATGCAGCCTGGAAGACTGA
- a CDS encoding response regulator encodes MVLVHDARGAIREAHAAPLHDLAEMLGESIQHHLRVEDSTSRQSQKSAERHLGASLLEPMLQSGAPLLMFRLDTVAGRLIDISPSLETLLGYSREEAIATPDFLRVIQFDAANLDAFDPSSAQASRGPGTPCRDVGLRHRDGHTVTFRGAIRPVSSEEGAFVGVEGVFVDVSAEGWLRQRLGQADKLSTLGLLAAGVAHEINNPAAFIMLGLGVLERTLKGRDVRMEGTAASTVADLLQELRESIQRIASIADDLRSFTKQSSTEPNKLVLVDVNRSLESALNLTRGRIVDRAQLEVRLSDVPLVQMAEGRLGQIAVNLLVQAAQSIPRSGSKQRTRDHVIAVASRSDDQTVDIEMSTTGSTIPAAKLPHIWDALAPGNWPDAGNTLNLSSCRESVEQAGGTLRVESPIFAGGPEREPYGTRFVLSMPAVGAQIKPSEVAATVMPAARSSRARLLIVEDEAPLGRALSDHLGRVHEVTLASSADDALRLLAEGRHYDVVMCDLRMPGMSGEAFYAHIAESDPELARGLIFMTGVGFGEDVERFLATCGRPLLEKPFTADQALQAIAEVSARRGR; translated from the coding sequence TTGGTACTCGTCCATGATGCGCGCGGAGCCATCCGCGAAGCTCACGCCGCTCCGCTGCACGACTTGGCCGAGATGCTCGGTGAGAGCATCCAGCACCATTTGCGCGTCGAGGACAGCACCTCACGGCAGTCTCAGAAGAGTGCTGAGCGACATCTCGGGGCGAGCCTGCTCGAGCCGATGTTGCAGAGCGGCGCACCTCTCCTCATGTTTCGCCTCGATACAGTGGCCGGACGGCTGATCGACATCAGCCCCTCCCTCGAAACCCTGCTGGGATATTCACGAGAGGAAGCGATTGCGACGCCTGATTTTTTGCGTGTAATTCAGTTCGACGCTGCCAATCTCGACGCATTCGATCCGTCGAGTGCCCAGGCTTCCCGAGGTCCCGGAACACCATGCCGTGACGTAGGGTTGAGGCATCGAGATGGTCACACCGTTACATTCCGGGGGGCCATTCGCCCCGTGTCCTCGGAAGAGGGGGCGTTCGTGGGGGTCGAGGGCGTCTTCGTTGACGTCAGCGCGGAGGGTTGGCTGCGCCAGCGCCTCGGCCAAGCGGACAAACTCTCTACCTTGGGGTTGCTGGCGGCTGGCGTAGCGCACGAGATCAACAACCCGGCAGCGTTCATCATGCTCGGGTTGGGGGTGCTGGAGCGCACGTTGAAGGGGAGAGATGTCCGGATGGAGGGGACCGCCGCTTCCACGGTCGCCGACCTTTTACAAGAACTGCGCGAGTCCATTCAGCGCATTGCAAGCATTGCGGACGATCTTCGATCCTTCACAAAGCAATCGTCGACCGAGCCGAACAAGCTGGTGCTCGTCGACGTCAATCGAAGTCTCGAGTCCGCCCTGAATCTGACCCGTGGTCGGATCGTGGATCGCGCACAGCTGGAGGTGCGGCTATCTGACGTCCCCCTCGTGCAAATGGCGGAAGGGCGTCTGGGGCAAATCGCCGTCAACCTGCTGGTCCAGGCGGCCCAGTCGATTCCCAGATCCGGATCAAAGCAGCGCACACGCGACCATGTGATTGCCGTGGCGTCTCGCAGCGACGACCAGACGGTCGACATCGAGATGAGCACCACAGGGAGCACAATCCCGGCAGCGAAGCTCCCGCATATCTGGGACGCACTCGCACCAGGCAATTGGCCTGACGCCGGCAACACCCTGAATCTATCGAGCTGCCGAGAGAGTGTGGAGCAGGCTGGAGGCACCCTCCGCGTGGAGAGCCCGATCTTTGCGGGAGGCCCCGAACGCGAGCCCTATGGCACACGATTCGTCCTTTCTATGCCCGCTGTAGGTGCCCAGATCAAGCCCAGCGAGGTGGCCGCGACAGTGATGCCTGCGGCGCGTTCCTCGCGTGCGCGACTGCTCATCGTGGAAGATGAGGCCCCTCTGGGGCGCGCCCTGTCCGATCATCTCGGACGCGTTCACGAGGTGACGCTTGCATCGAGTGCAGATGATGCGCTCAGGCTCCTGGCGGAGGGGAGACATTACGACGTCGTGATGTGCGACCTCCGCATGCCGGGCATGTCGGGCGAGGCCTTCTACGCACACATCGCCGAGTCGGACCCCGAGCTCGCCCGCGGCCTCATCTTCATGACCGGAGTGGGCTTTGGAGAAGACGTGG